The Brassica oleracea var. oleracea cultivar TO1000 chromosome C6, BOL, whole genome shotgun sequence genome includes a region encoding these proteins:
- the LOC106298902 gene encoding agamous-like MADS-box protein AGL12: protein MARGKIQLKRIENPVHRQVTFCKRRTGLLKKAKELSVLCDAEVGVMIFSPQGKLFELATKGTMEGMIAKYMKCTGGGRGSSSATFTAQEQLQPPNLDPKDQVNELKQEIDMLQKGIRYMFGGGDGTMNLQELLLLEKHLEYWISHIRSAKMEIMLQEIQSLRNTEGVLKNANKYLLEKIEENNNSVLDANFATVETNYSYPLTMPSEIFEF from the exons ATGGCTCGTGGAAAGATTCAGCTGAAGAGGATCGAGAACCCGGTTCACAGACAAGTGACGTTTTGCAAGAGGAGAACCGGTCTTCTCAAGAAGGCTAAGGAGCTCTCTGTGCTCTGCGACGCTGAGGTCGGCGTTATGATTTTCTCTCCCCAGGGCAAGCTATTTGAGCTCGCTACTAAAGG AACAATGGAAGGAATGATTGCTAAGTACATGAAGTGTACCGGTGGTGGTCGTGGTTCTTCTTCTGCTACTTTTACTGCTCAAGAACAACTTCAACCTCCAAATCTT GATCCAAAAGATCAGGTCAATGAGCTTAAGCAAGAGATTGATATGCTTCAGAAAGGAATAAG GTATATGTTTGGAGGAGGAGATGGGACGATGAATCTTCAAGAACTTCTTTTGCTTGAGAAGCATCTTGAGTATTGGATTTCCCATATTCGCTCTGCTAAG ATGGAGATTATGCTTCAAGAAATTCAGTCCTTAAGGAACACG GAAGGGGTCCTCAAAAATGCCAATAAGTACCTCCTCGAAAAG ATTGAGGAGAACAACAATAGCGTATTAGATGCTAACTTCGCAACTGTGGAGACTAACTATTCTTATCCGCTAACAATGCCAAGTGAAATATTTGAGTTCTAG
- the LOC106299403 gene encoding GDSL esterase/lipase At1g71691 yields the protein MAFHFRPLCMSSALLVVVLQLLHGVSGQLVVVEDPVSAPPPPLVEQDGSDGIVPALFVFGDSLIDNGNNNNIPSFAKANYFPYGIDFSGGPTGRFCNGLTMVDGIAQLLGLPLIPAYSEATGDQVLRGVNYASAAAGILPDTGGNFVGRIPFDQQIHNFETTLDQVASKSGGAVTIADSVARSLFFIGMGSNDYLNNYLMPNFPTRNQYNAQQFGDLLVQQYTNQLTRLYNLGGRKFIVSGLGRMGCIPSILAQGTDGKCSEEVNQLVLPFNTNVKTMINNLNQNLPDAKFIYLDTANMVQDITTNPAVYGFTTLDKGCCGIGRNRGQITCLPFETPCPNRDQYLFWDAFHPTEKVNLIMAKRAFAGDRTVAFPINIQELASLN from the exons ATGGCTTTCCACTTCCGGCCACTTTGCATGTCCTCTGCTCTTCTGGTGGTGGTTCTCCAACTCCTGCATGGCGTATCCGGCCAACTTGTTGTGGTTGAGGACCCTGTTTCTGCTCCTCCGCCACCACTGGTCGAACAAGACGGCAGTGATGGCATTGTGCCCGCACTGTTTGTCTTTGGTGACTCTCTCATAGACAATGGGAACAACAATAACATCCCTTCCTTTGCTAAAGCTAATTACTTTCCTTATGGCATCGATTTCAGTGGAGGTCCGACCGGTAGGTTCTGCAATGGCTTGACCATGGTCGATGGTATTG CCCAACTATTGGGGTTGCCGTTAATTCCGGCGTACTCGGAAGCTACCGGAGATCAAGTGCTACGTGGTGTCAACTACGCTTCCGCAGCAGCGGGTATTCTTCCTGACACCGGAGGAAACTTT GTGGGGCGAATACCGTTCGACCAGCAGATTCATAACTTTGAGACAACGTTAGATCAGGTGGCTAGTAAGTCCGGTGGTGCAGTGACAATTGCAGACTCGGTGGCTCGAAGCTTGTTCTTCATTGGAATGGGAAGCAACGACTATCTGAACAATTACTTGATGCCCAACTTCCCTACCCGTAACCAATACAACGCTCAACAATTCGGTGACCTCTTGGTTCAGCAATACACCAATCAACTCACC AGATTGTATAATCTAGGTGGTAGGAAATTTATAGTGTCCGGACTTGGAAGAATGGGGTGCATTCCTAGCATTCTAGCTCAAGGAACCGACGGTAAATGCTCGGAAGAAGTTAACCAACTTGTTCTTCCTTTCAACACAAACGTCAAGACAATGATCAATAATCTCAACCAGAATCTTCCTGATGCTAAATTCATTTACCTCGATACCGCTAATATGGTCCAAGACATCACCACTAACCCAGCCGTCTATG GGTTTACTACTTTGGACAAGGGATGTTGTGGGATAGGACGGAACAGAGGACAGATCACTTGTCTTCCCTTTGAAACGCCTTGCCCTAACAGAGATCAGTACCTGTTTTGGGACGCTTTTCATCCCACGGAGAAAGTAAATCTCATAATGGCTAAGAGAGCGTTTGCTGGTGACCGCACTGTTGCGTTTCCTATCAACATTCAGGAACTGGCTAGTCTCAATTAG